The stretch of DNA CTTTCGCGTCTGACGACGGATGGCAGGGTCCTGGCAGCTATGCTGGAGGCCCCCAAGGTTGGCTTGGGGCAGATGCCAGCGGTGGAACCGGGCATTGCCTCTCTTATTATCCCACCTGATGAGGCTTTGCGGTCCAATGCCCGTTGTCCGCGTCCTCAGTGCCGTATTACCGATGACCTTCTCTGCAAGGCCTATGACTCTGGGGCCCGCATGGGCCGGATTGGGAACTCTCTATCCCATCTTATGCTGGCCCTGTCTTCCTCCTTGGAATCTGTTCCACTGGATCATGCCACGCAAGGCCTGGTTGATGCATCTCTGCAGGCCTTTGCTCTTATGTCGAGGGAACTTGGACGCACACTATCCACACTGGTTCACGCTCGCCGCCAAGTCTGGTTGGCGCAGTCACCACTTACTGAGCCTTGTAGGAGGACCCTCCGGGCCCTGCCTGTGGTTCCGGGGGAACTTTTTGGTTCTGCGGCACTGGACGCCTTGGACCGTACAGCTCAGGCTTCTAGAACGAGGCAACAGCTGGCAGGGCTTCACAGACGTGATCGCCAGCCAGTCAGCACCTGGGCGGCTGCGGGTCCTTCACGGAGGTCCTCAGGGCCTTCTCCTTCTTCCACTGAGCCCCAGGGGCTGGTACCAGGGCAGAGATCGGTCCAGAGACCTGCTCCAGATCGGAGAAACAGGGCTCGAGACCAAGCTGGGACGAGGTCCTTTCATCCCTTTCGAGCCGCGCAGTCTGGCCGACGTCCTCCCGGGCCTTCGAAGGGCCGGGGGGCCCGCAGATGATGCCTTAGGGCCGGCGGTCGGTTATTTTTCCCCGGGTCAGCTCAGCTTCTGGGCTGCCCACACCCCGGACTTGTGGGTGTTGTCCACCCTGTCCCGGGGGTACCGTCTTCAATTCCGCCGCCGGCCACCTATCCCTGGCCGGGTCAGGATGACTGCGATCTGCGACCCGGTGAAGGCACAGGCACTGAACCAAGAAATCTGCACCTTGCTGGCCAAGGGTGCTATAGTGCCTGTGGACCCCCTGCTGGATCCAGGGGGCTTTTATTCCATGTATTTTCTGGTTCCGAAGAAGACCGGGGGCCTGCGTCCGGTCTTGGACCTCAGAGGCCTGAATGTGTACTTGAAGGTCATGCCCTTTCATATGCTGACCACCAAGGAAGTGTTGCAGGCGATTTCCCCAGGCGATTGGTTCACTTCCGTAGATCTCAGGGATGCTTATTTTCACATCCCAATCGCTCCGCCCCATTGGCGGTTTCTTCGTTTTGCTTTTCAGGGGAGGCATTTCCAGTTCAGGGTCCTCCCGTTCGGACTTTCACTGTCTCCCAGGGTGTTCACCCGATGTGTTGCGGCGGCCCTCTCTCCTCTGCAGGCACAAGGATTGAGGATCCTCCCATATCTGGACGACTGGCTCATTTGTGCCGCGACACAGGACCAGGCGGTTCGGGATACTCGGTTAGTGCTCCATCATGTGAGATGCTTGGGCTTGCAGGTGAACATGGAGAAAAGCGCTCTGACTCCCTCACAGGAGACTGTCTTCCTGGGCATTGCCATGGATTCCATCTCAATGGCTGCTTGCCCGTCACCCCAGCGGGTGGACAGTATATTGAGCATGCTCCCGGAATTCGGGCGCGGCATGGCACCGCCTCTTGTGCGGTATCTTCGACTTTTGGGCATGCTCACAGCTGCGTCTGCCGTAGTGCCCTTGGGGCTGCTGTCATTGCGGCCCCTCCAGATGTGGTTGAACAGCTTGAATCTGGATCCCGCACGGTACACTCATCGTCTCCGCAGACTTCGGGTGGGGCCTCAGTGTCTTCAGTCTCTGTCCCAATGGAGGGTGAGGTTGTTTATGACCACAGGGGTCCCGCTCGGTTCCCTCCCGTGTCGTCGGGAAGTTGTGTTTACGGATGCATCCTCCACGGGCTGGGGTGCGACTTGGCGGGGTCAAATGGCACAGGGGACATGGTCCCGGCGGCTGAGCAGGGAACACATCAATGTCCTAGAGTTACAGGCTGTCTTTCTGGCTCTTCAGAGCTTTCTTCCAGGCTTGCAGGGGAAGCATGTGCTGGTGAGGTCAGACAACACCACAGTGGTTTTTCACATCAACCACCAGGGGGGAACCAGGTCAAGGAAACTGTTGTGCTTGACTCGACGGCTTCTGACCTGGGCAGCTCCATGCATAGCCAGCCTCAGAGCAGCCTACATACCAGGGCCGGAGAATGTGCCAGCAGATTTTCTATCCCGTCGGAAGCCGCTTCCAGGGGAGTGGAAGCTTCACCAAGAGGTAGTGGAGCGCATCTGGACGGTCTTTGGCAGGGCGGCCGTGGACCTCTTTGCCTCAAGGGACGCATTTCACTGTCCCCTTTGGTTCTCATTGGACAACACCAGCCCTCTGGGCCGCGATGCCCTGGCACACGACTGGCCCCGGGCCCTCCTTTATGCCTTTCCGCCATTCGGCCTCCTTTTTCAGACTCTCCTCAGGGTGCGTCAGGAGGGGCACAGGGTTCTGCTGGTGGCCCCCTACTGGCCAGCGAGGACTTGGTTTCCTCTACTGTGCGAGCTCAGCTCCGGCTCGCCAATGCGTCTCCCCTCCAGGAGAGATCTTCTTTCCCAGGTGGGGGGTCAGATTTTGCACCCCGAACCGGACCGGCTCCAGCTCTGGATTTGGCCCCTGCAGGGCCGGGGTCCACCTTCTCAAGATACCCTGGGTCCATAGGGCATACGATGGCTAATGCATGGGCACCGTCCACGCGAGCTGTCTATGCTAACAAGTGGACGGTCTTTGCGACCTGGTGCCGTGATAGGGGGCAGGACCCGGTGCAGTGTTCAGTTTCGGACATCCTGACCTTCCTGCAGGCATTGCTGGATCAAGGACGGTCTCCATCTACCTTAAAGGTGTATGTGGCTGCCATTTCCTGTTGGCATGTTGGGCTGAATGGTTTTTCTGTGGGCCGAGACAAAGAGGTTGTACTGTTTTTAAGGGGTGCTCGGCGTTTGCACCCACCCAACCGCCCTGTGGCACCGGCCTGGGACCTTTCTCTTGTGCTTGAGGCTCTTCGGTCCCTCCCATTTGAGCCCCTGGCATCGGCAGACCTCAAATGGCTCTCACTAAAGACGGCGTTCCTTTTAGCTATGGTTTCTGCTAAACGTGTGGGGGAATTACAGGCTCTCTCGATAGCCGAGCCCTGCTGCCGGTGGACTCCTGATGGCTCGGGTGTTACACTGTGGTCTGACGTTGCATTTATTCCTAAGGTATCACTGGCGGCTGGCAGTACCCAGCCGCTCCATCTTGCTCGGCTTGACACCGGGAGCCCCTCTGAACCACTGTGTCCTGTTCGTGCCCTTGAGACGTATATCGATGCCACGGCATCCTTCCGAAAGACTAATAGCCTTTTTGTTTGCTACGCTGGCTCACGGAAAGGGCAGGCACTTTCCAAGCAGCGACTTGCACACTGGGTTGTGGATTTGATCTCCAAGGCTTATGCCTTGCAGGACCGGCCACTGCCGGCGGGAGTGAAGTGCCACTCTACACGGGGCATGTCGACGTCGTTTGCTGCCATGACTGGGGTGCCATTGGATGTTATATGCCGTGCGGCCTCCTGGAAATCACCTAGTACCTTTACTCGGTTCTACAGGGTGAATGTGGCTGCGCCCCATCCGCTTCAAGGAGTTTTGGAGCAGCATGCCTCTACATCACATTAGGTGGGTGGTGTAGTCGCTGTTCCTTGTTGCTGATTCCTCGTGACCTTGTTGATATGAGTCATCCAGTGCTTGAAGcaccgcctctggcggtcaGTAGGGATGAAATAGAACGAAAGTTACTACCGTAACTACGGTTCTATGAATCCCGGATGACCGCCAGAGTGCTTGGTCCCTCGGAATCTCTGCTTTCGCGAGAAGATTGAGGGATTGATTGCCGGGTGCCACGTGACTATATAGAGTCACGTGGGTCCCCGGCAGGTCACAggtgactttgttgtcattagtACTCGACCTGCGCATGCGCAAGAATGATCATTCAGTGCTTGAAGcaccgcctctggcggtcaTCCGGGATTCATAGAACCGTAGTTACGGTAGTAACTTTCGATTTTCATAGCTGCTGTGCTTGGAGTGTCATTTTCAGCTCTAAAATTATTCCAAAAGGAGGAAAATATTCAGTGTAAACCAATGAAATATATCCatgtgtgttgttgtttcacATTAATACAGATTTTCTTGCAGTATTTCAAGCAAAGCTGGTTGGGCATTTGtcttctgaaaatatttcagccCCTAGCTCAACATTACTCTTCATCAAGCCAGAGAAAGACACACCAGAGTCAACCTTTCATGTGTGTGAGGTAGAAGTTTTATAATCAAAACAATGGAAGAAGATAGGAGAAAATGAGGTCTAGATTAAAAAGTATTGATAAGGGATAAAAAACCAGCTTGGATGTTTCCTTTAATTTACTCTCAGATTTTATGGCGTTCACCTTTAGTTTACTTCACTTTCTATATTCCTGGAAGACTAAGACCTTGTTTAAAACTGCTATTCTTCTCCTTGAGTAttatttttacacaatactTAGAGTATTGTGTAAAAACcttgagtaaaatttgttataTAAATCAGTGTGGATACAGTAGTGACAGACCCAAAACATTGTGAAGCCAACAGAGCCACTTTGGTTGGGTTTTGAGTAACAGTACTGGATGTGAAGCTGACAGCTGATCCGACAGCCACTCTCAAAGAATTATGACTCAGTTTCACCTTCAGTAACATTTGAGCTGTGCAAAAGTCTTATACTATTTTTAATCTATTCATATTTATCTTTAAAGAAGTCATACTTTCATATAATCTTTGAAGTGGTCTAGCATCAATTgtccagattttccaaaggcttttcagtaattttactttgaatttggTTGCTTTTAATTTTCAGTGTTCACCAacttagcaaaaaaaatatttaaatgtgatttgCTCTTTCTTACCAGAACCCTGTCAGATTGCATCGTTCGACAGAAAACAGGACCCTAGTACTGACACTGCAATTCTAAATATGCTAGAATTAGCATATTTAGATGAAAACGCTAATTGTAgcatgaaggaaaataaaaagtggtataaaacaattttatagTCCCGCATTAtcattcagaaatgaaaatgaaagtttctATGCCAGCAAAAGGAAAATAGAAAAGCAAGGTGAGAATCGCTCAATCAAATCTTCTTCAAGTCTGATACAAACTGGACATTAAAACTTTATGTAACCAAACACTATAACTAGATATGCAATTATTCAggtttcataaaataaagacatgtCAACAGCAAACTGAAAGTCAGTCACTTTAGTGAGTCCTTCATTTAATTCAAGTATAATTACTGTGAAATTGTCTTACATTAAGCTTTTGTAGATAGAGAGCTTTCAGCATGGAAATGGAACATTTTCACTCTTAACATCAGAAAATTACATCCTTAAGTTTGATAAACAACAAATTACCATTAGATTTAAATTATAGGTAACACTGGCAGCAGTATGATAAAGACAGTAAATTACATAATGCATAAACTATTTTACAGAgtatttacagtatttacagTTGGTAGACTGATTGCCAGAAAGTTCTGTACAATGTGTGTGTTGTGATAGATTGTACGTGGATTGCTGTTCTGTAATTTGTATAATATGTTACATTTCACACTGTGTGAAGCAAGAAAAGAAATTCAGAGCAGCACTCTAAAGACCCCTGAGGAAAACATTCTGCTTTGGGGGCCCTTTTCAGCAGCaaagtgtaaaaataataactgtagacaaacacaaagatgtGTTGGAAGAATACACGCTTCCCAGAGATTACAGCCACTTGGCACAGGGTCATCTTTCAGGACAAAGATGATCTGAAGCGTGCAGACAGTACAGGGCTATGTGTGACTGCGTAtgcgcgtgggtgtgtgtgtgtatgctgtGAACTTTGGCCCACATTTTAACCCAGAAGATGGCTAAAAAAAGACTTCTCAAAGAGGCTTCCCATCTAATCTGAGGTGATATGAGAGGATCTGCGAGGAGGAATGGGATGAGCTCCTTAGAGACCGAACTGATAGTGAAGCAAATGACTGGAACAGGTTTAGCAATGATTTAAAGATTATTGACTTTGCTTTTGGTGTTTGGGTGTCTCCAGGTGGTCCTGATAACTGCTCTGTCTTAAAGCAGAACGCTCATTTCTTTTGTCTCCCTTGGTGTTTTGGATCCAATACACAGATcctttttttgatttttcttttcttttttactttttcaagtCCACTATCATAATGCTGATGGCTGTGTAGAATCCTACTAAGCGCTGTTATAGCACCAATTAGCATTGGTGCTATAACAGTAATACTTAAAGATATACTAATATGGACAAGTCTAATACAACACCAACAatgtatttaaaactttttgccaaattttaaatgtatttaaatactGATAGGCATGTATTCCCTATTGTCTAAGACTGCTTTATTGCAGCTGTTATTTTGTAACAGCTGCAAATGTAGAAATCTACAACAGCAACACCATTAGGTCAAAATTCAAAGTGCATTATGTGATTGCGTCTGCTAGGCCAACTTTGCATCTTTAGTAAGTGTCACATAAATGAAGAAAGTGTATATTTTTAGCTGTTCGGGCTCATAACTCTTTTGCTGGCAAAGAGTTGGTCCTGAGAAAGTAGCAGTTTTATAACTAGTACCAAGTAAATTGTGTTTTCACAACTCAGCACCAAGAGTAGAAAAACATCTGGTTCATACCAAATAATGCTATTCAACCAAGACACCCAAAGTTCATTAAAACAGCAATTTGGAGAGAATTACATTAAATATGGAAGAATAtccatttaattatattttccaaGTGACTTCTGACAAAATCCATCATGTTTTATTGATCAAAGAAGCGAGCGATGGAGGGTTCTGCTTTCTCCCCATCTAATTAACTGACACATACATACATTGTActgccagaaaacaaaaaagtcgcACGTCATGCAAATGTGGAGCAAACTTCACACtcccttcatcatcatcatcatcatcatcatcatcagaggATGCTTGCTGTGTGCTGTTTCCAAAGCTAAATTTAGAGGCGACCCTGATTCTTTATTCAAGTCTCTCTGGGGCGGTATTTTCGTGCttcagcatcttttttttttttgttattgtttatttttgctgtcaGCAGCTGGATGGAACAGTGTTCAGGAGGCGGAAAGCTGCAGTGTTACCAACAAACATCACTGCTCTCATCAAAGGAAAGCAAAGCTATTCAGTCATATTCCTCTGACTGACAGCTTAGTGAATTTTTAATGGAATATTTTACGTAGGATCTCATGAAGTTAATTAGATGTAAtacagaaagagcaggagctctTTGTGCAACATGAAGGTCGGTGTTAGCAATGCCTGCCGGGGGATTTATTCTCATTTTGACCAACAAGGAAAAGGACTGAAAGCAGCAGAGCATTTGTTATAAGATTAATTAGTTGCTGTTTAAAACTTAATGTGTCCGTTGTCTAATTAAGTCAGTATTGATCTGTAACTTCTATATAAAATCAATGAAAGTAACCCATCTTAAAGGCTCCAAAAATGTTCCCAGGGAGAGAGGTTAGCTGATTATAGcaggattaaataaattaattcttGTTCAGGCTAATggtttttaaaccttttaaacCTCCCttggaaaatgtttagttttccaGACTGTTGATTATCTTATTTCAAAGCAAGATACCAAAGGGATTCTTTGGAGGATTAGAATTAGGCTGATTTTCCCAAATtaaatgcagatttattttaaaatatatatcttcTAATAATGTTCCAGTTGAGTAAATGTGATGGAAGCCATTCAATTTTATCTAAAGTCATCCATTCATTGGTGGCATTTCTAGTTTATCCAgtgagttctggttctgcccaGTTATCTTCAACCAGAATCAAATACATGCCTGAACTAATTAAACCTATTCTATTCGATGCAGCACCTAAGTTGCCGACAGATAATGGAGCTTATTGCCTTCATTTCTAAACCAGAACTGGGCCAAAACACATTGGAATCTCATTTCATCTTGTATTCTGTATGACGCTATTTCTCCATTTTTGATGACCATAGGTGGGGTGTTAAAGTTGTTTTGTAAAAGCCGTGCTTCCTATTGCTATTAGGAACACATGCATGTTTCTCTTCAttcagttaaaaagaaaaaaaaaacttcttgttGTATGCAAGTGAGGACAAGCTAAAATTCAGCATTTAAAACATCTTAGCAATAGCATGGTCATGACCTACCAGTTATCTGCCAGCAGGAAAGGAAAAAGGTGGTGGTGCCATGAGTAGAGATTTAGAGGAGGAAGAGTTACCTTGCATTCACATTGTGTGAGCTGACCTTTAAAAATGCCAGCCTTTGTCGTCTGTGACTGACCTGCTGCCGAGGAGAGCAGCTTCACCTC from Xiphophorus hellerii strain 12219 chromosome 19, Xiphophorus_hellerii-4.1, whole genome shotgun sequence encodes:
- the LOC116709131 gene encoding uncharacterized protein LOC116709131 codes for the protein MAGSWQLCWRPPRLAWGRCQRWNRALPLLLSHLMRLCGPMPVVRVLSAVLPMTFSARPMTLGPAWAGLGTLYPILCWPCLPPWNLFHWIMPRKAWLMHLCRPLLLCRGNLDAHYPHWFTLAAKSGWRSHHLLSLVGGPSGPCLWFRGNFLVLRHWTPWTVQLRLLERGNSWQGFTDVIASQSAPGRLRVLHGGPQGLLLLPLSPRGWYQGRDRSRDLLQIGETGLETKLGRGPFIPFEPRSLADVLPGLRRAGGPADDALGPAVGYFSPGQLSFWAAHTPDLWVLSTLSRGYRLQFRRRPPIPGRVRMTAICDPVKAQALNQEICTLLAKGAIVPVDPLLDPGGFYSMYFLVPKKTGGLRPVLDLRGLNVYLKVMPFHMLTTKEVLQAISPGDWFTSVDLRDAYFHIPIAPPHWRFLRFAFQGRHFQFRVLPFGLSLSPRVFTRCVAAALSPLQAQGLRILPYLDDWLICAATQDQAVRDTRLVLHHVRCLGLQVNMEKSALTPSQETVFLGIAMDSISMAACPSPQRVDSILSMLPEFGRGMAPPLVRYLRLLGMLTAASAVVPLGLLSLRPLQMWLNSLNLDPARYTHRLRRLRVGPQCLQSLSQWRVRLFMTTGVPLGSLPCRREVVFTDASSTGWGATWRGQMAQGTWSRRLSREHINVLELQAVFLALQSFLPGLQGKHVLVRSDNTTVVFHINHQGGTRSRKLLCLTRRLLTWAAPCIASLRAAYIPGPENVPADFLSRRKPLPGEWKLHQEVVERIWTVFGRAAVDLFASRDAFHCPLWFSLDNTSPLGRDALAHDWPRALLYAFPPFGLLFQTLLRVRQEGHRVLLVAPYWPARTWFPLLCELSSGSPMRLPSRRDLLSQVGGQILHPEPDRLQLWIWPLQGRGPPSQDTLGP